The Erythrobacter aurantius genome includes a window with the following:
- a CDS encoding recombinase family protein, whose protein sequence is MKAVAYYRVSTASQARSGLGLEAQRRAVGDMCASRGLEIIDQFTEVESGKRDDRPELNEALRRAKLTGATLVVAKLDRLSRSVAFLSALQDSGAKFVAADMPEANELTVHLLAAVAQAERKAISTRTKEALRAAKERGVKLGNPNGAAALQRAGKGNIAAIAACKAAAEERALELAEEVKAVRASGAKSLREIAAGLNARHIESPRGGAWHPSGVRRLIERIRA, encoded by the coding sequence ATGAAAGCCGTTGCCTACTATCGCGTATCTACCGCCTCGCAGGCGCGCTCTGGCCTTGGCCTTGAGGCGCAGCGCCGCGCGGTTGGCGATATGTGTGCCTCGCGCGGCTTGGAGATAATCGACCAGTTCACTGAGGTGGAAAGCGGCAAGCGGGATGACCGCCCCGAACTCAATGAGGCGCTGCGCCGCGCGAAGCTGACTGGAGCAACGCTTGTTGTCGCCAAGCTTGACCGACTGTCGCGGTCGGTTGCGTTTCTCTCTGCCCTACAGGACAGCGGCGCTAAGTTCGTTGCGGCGGACATGCCAGAGGCAAACGAGCTTACCGTTCACCTTCTCGCCGCCGTTGCTCAGGCTGAGCGCAAGGCAATCTCCACACGTACGAAAGAAGCGCTGAGGGCTGCGAAGGAGCGGGGAGTGAAGCTCGGCAATCCGAACGGGGCGGCTGCGCTTCAGCGTGCCGGGAAGGGCAACATCGCAGCGATTGCAGCATGCAAGGCAGCTGCAGAAGAACGGGCGCTGGAACTTGCTGAAGAGGTGAAAGCAGTTCGGGCGTCCGGAGCGAAGAGCTTGCGCGAGATTGCCGCCGGATTGAACGCCCGACACATCGAAAGCCCCCGAGGCGGAGCGTGGCATCCATCCGGTGTGAGACGGTTGATTGAAAGGATTCGGGCTTAA
- a CDS encoding recombinase family protein, with the protein MYTDTPANGEQSATELTTPRVYSYTRFSTPEQQEGDSLRRQTEGAARWMRRKNEERAKEGLAPLVLDERLRLQDLGVSAFRGSNTSTDRGLGGFLMACRAGLIAEGSYLVVESLDRVSRMTPRKVSRLLDDIVDAGVVIATLGDGQEYDAERLDSDPTALLIALMVSWRAHEESKVKGERLSEVWADKRRRVRNGTDKLLTRKGPSWLDPVDDGWVEKAPHADTVRRIYAMTLEGIGEHKIAHRFNEEGVPMMGRGKMWHRSTVSKVLRNPAVIGTLVPGRVVYRDGKRARVFEDPIPEVFPAVIERAQWEAVRALKDGKAPAVRGRGAKGKLANIFAGLARCPECGASMTRVMKGNPSKGGKPKLVCTQAKAGAASHGYRSVTLSDLQETLEHKWERLLIDIPAGPGGGEVDAELENLQAVISVAVEQLSEIEEKAKRNPSLGLSSQRRALEAALASYKVDAAALELERASVDHGLIAARAEAFSDAMSAEGQLDLAKSNACLRSLFQGVVIDYRTGRLLFQWRQGGETALTYAWVE; encoded by the coding sequence ATGTACACCGATACACCCGCAAACGGCGAGCAATCCGCAACCGAACTGACCACCCCGCGCGTTTACAGCTACACGCGGTTCTCAACCCCCGAACAGCAGGAGGGTGACAGTCTGCGGCGACAAACTGAGGGCGCGGCGCGTTGGATGCGCCGCAAGAACGAGGAACGGGCGAAAGAGGGCCTCGCTCCGCTGGTATTGGATGAGCGTCTCAGGCTTCAGGACTTGGGCGTATCCGCGTTTCGCGGGAGCAATACCAGCACCGACCGCGGCCTTGGTGGGTTCCTCATGGCATGCCGCGCAGGCCTAATTGCCGAGGGGTCTTACCTTGTCGTTGAGAGCCTAGATCGCGTTAGCCGCATGACACCGAGGAAGGTCTCCCGGCTGCTTGACGACATTGTGGATGCGGGGGTTGTGATCGCGACTCTTGGCGACGGGCAAGAATACGATGCGGAACGGCTCGACAGTGACCCTACAGCGCTCCTTATTGCCCTTATGGTCTCATGGCGCGCCCACGAGGAAAGCAAGGTGAAGGGCGAGAGGCTCAGCGAAGTTTGGGCCGACAAGCGTCGCCGGGTTCGCAACGGAACAGACAAGCTGCTTACTCGCAAAGGGCCGTCTTGGCTTGACCCTGTGGACGACGGCTGGGTGGAGAAAGCGCCCCACGCGGACACCGTACGCCGCATCTATGCGATGACGCTGGAGGGCATTGGAGAGCACAAGATTGCGCACCGCTTCAACGAGGAGGGGGTTCCGATGATGGGGCGCGGCAAGATGTGGCATCGCTCTACGGTCTCGAAAGTGCTCAGGAACCCCGCCGTCATTGGAACCCTCGTACCGGGGCGTGTGGTGTACCGGGACGGAAAGAGAGCGCGCGTCTTCGAAGACCCCATCCCTGAAGTCTTTCCAGCCGTGATTGAAAGGGCGCAATGGGAAGCAGTCAGAGCGCTGAAGGACGGAAAGGCCCCCGCCGTTCGCGGACGGGGGGCGAAAGGTAAGCTCGCGAACATCTTCGCGGGGCTTGCACGTTGCCCGGAATGCGGAGCGAGCATGACACGCGTAATGAAGGGCAACCCGTCCAAGGGCGGCAAGCCAAAGCTTGTATGCACTCAAGCGAAGGCAGGCGCAGCTTCCCACGGGTATCGTTCGGTTACTCTGTCCGACTTGCAGGAGACACTCGAGCACAAATGGGAGAGGCTCCTAATCGACATTCCCGCTGGCCCCGGCGGCGGCGAAGTCGATGCCGAACTAGAGAACCTGCAGGCCGTGATATCTGTCGCCGTTGAACAGCTCTCGGAGATTGAGGAGAAAGCGAAGCGGAATCCCTCGCTAGGCCTTTCTTCGCAGAGGCGGGCGCTTGAAGCCGCACTCGCGTCATACAAGGTGGACGCGGCGGCGCTCGAGCTTGAGCGGGCGTCGGTCGATCACGGCTTGATCGCGGCAAGGGCAGAGGCCTTCAGCGACGCGATGAGCGCGGAAGGGCAGCTAGATCTTGCGAAGTCTAATGCGTGTCTGCGATCCCTGTTTCAGGGGGTAGTGATCGATTACCGAACCGGGCGCTTGCTGTTTCAATGGAGGCAGGGGGGCGAGACCGCACTTACCTATGCTTGGGTCGAATGA
- a CDS encoding Crp/Fnr family transcriptional regulator, with protein MPFLDPAWLIYLGAGLMLLAYAIRDELRLRTLIIVSTFVYIAYYYAVDGGPLWEAIVTSLLMVAVNFWVLGQIALERTTLRLSDDEKRLFDAFETLTPGQFRRILKLAHWRRADDPNGTVLTREDEPSGALFYVFDGIISVEKRGHRFRLPEGNFVGEVGFVLNRKTTTTSVAPEGVTYVEWDADALRKLGRQRPALGNALNALLTRDLAKKLTASYRPDDALPPDRETVELLEAAE; from the coding sequence ATGCCTTTCCTGGATCCCGCATGGCTGATTTATCTTGGTGCCGGCCTGATGCTGCTGGCCTATGCCATCCGCGACGAATTGCGGTTGCGCACGCTGATCATCGTCTCAACCTTCGTATACATCGCCTACTACTACGCAGTCGACGGCGGACCTCTGTGGGAGGCCATTGTGACCAGCCTGCTGATGGTGGCCGTGAATTTCTGGGTGCTGGGTCAGATCGCGCTCGAACGCACCACGCTGCGTCTATCCGATGATGAAAAACGGCTCTTCGATGCGTTCGAAACGCTGACGCCTGGCCAGTTCCGGCGCATCCTGAAGCTAGCGCACTGGCGCCGCGCCGATGACCCTAACGGGACAGTACTGACCCGCGAGGATGAGCCCTCTGGCGCGCTCTTCTATGTCTTCGATGGGATCATCTCGGTCGAAAAGCGCGGCCATCGTTTCCGCCTGCCCGAAGGCAATTTCGTGGGTGAGGTCGGCTTTGTTCTCAACCGCAAGACCACCACGACTTCGGTTGCGCCCGAGGGTGTCACCTATGTCGAATGGGATGCCGATGCCTTGCGCAAATTGGGGAGGCAACGTCCTGCGCTGGGAAATGCGCTCAATGCCCTGCTTACCCGCGATCTCGCGAAGAAACTCACCGCCAGCTATCGCCCGGACGACGCCCTTCCTCCCGACCGCGAAACTGTCGAATTGCTAGAGGCCGCAGAATAG
- the recQ gene encoding DNA helicase RecQ codes for MRPAHGGDLHDILRATFGFSGFRGTQEAVVSRVMAGEHTLALMPTGAGKSLCYQLPALARDGTAIVISPLIALMHDQIRAAQAVGIKAASMTSADSDLAQTAQSLRRGELDLLYVAPERATTSSFQSLLADARIALFAIDEAHCVSEWGHDFRPDYRGLRPMLDRYPAIPRLALTATADEVTRGDILKQLGIPSEGLIRAGFDRPNIRYSISPRNNGPSQIAEIIRQTPGAGIVYAPSRKATEDLAQKLEATGRPVAAYHAGLPPERRAATQAEFVASEDMVMVATIAFGMGIDKPDVRFVIHAGLPKSIEAYYQETGRAGRDGDPAQAHLFWSASDFARARQWLADVDTARLPSEQARLNALANLVECAGCRRAILLRHFGEDPAATCDNCDNCLNPPKVLDATEVAQKLLSAVYRTGQSFGVGHIEKVLLGRDDDRVRQRGHDQLSVFGIVGDEDAALLRPVTRHLTAHEMLVTTEHGGLALGPQARSVLKGERSVLVAEPPKKTRKRRGGSVANPVGDPLFEALRERRASLAKENGIPAYIIFHDSVLRAMASDRPHTIAQLGQLQGVGEKKLDTWGDAFLQVIRDFEQA; via the coding sequence ATGCGGCCTGCACATGGCGGCGATCTGCATGATATTCTGCGCGCGACCTTCGGCTTCAGCGGCTTTCGCGGCACGCAGGAGGCGGTTGTCTCCCGCGTCATGGCGGGTGAACACACGCTCGCCTTGATGCCGACCGGGGCAGGCAAGTCGTTGTGCTATCAGCTTCCCGCTCTTGCCCGCGATGGCACCGCTATCGTCATTTCTCCGTTGATCGCGCTGATGCATGATCAGATCCGCGCGGCCCAGGCGGTCGGGATCAAGGCCGCGTCGATGACATCGGCAGACAGCGATCTGGCGCAGACCGCTCAAAGCCTTCGGCGAGGCGAGCTCGATCTGCTCTATGTAGCGCCTGAACGGGCAACGACTTCCAGTTTCCAAAGCCTGCTGGCTGATGCCCGCATCGCCCTTTTTGCGATAGACGAGGCGCATTGCGTCTCCGAATGGGGCCACGATTTCCGCCCCGATTATCGCGGGCTCCGCCCGATGCTCGATCGCTATCCTGCGATTCCTCGATTGGCGCTGACTGCGACAGCTGACGAGGTCACTCGCGGTGATATCCTCAAGCAATTGGGCATCCCGAGCGAAGGGCTGATCAGAGCCGGTTTCGACCGCCCGAATATCCGCTATTCGATTTCGCCGCGCAACAATGGCCCCAGCCAGATCGCCGAGATTATTCGGCAGACGCCGGGCGCTGGCATCGTTTATGCACCAAGCCGCAAGGCGACAGAAGATCTCGCTCAGAAGCTGGAGGCTACGGGTCGTCCCGTTGCTGCCTATCATGCCGGCCTTCCGCCTGAGCGCCGCGCCGCGACACAGGCGGAATTCGTGGCTTCGGAAGACATGGTGATGGTTGCGACGATCGCCTTCGGCATGGGGATCGACAAGCCTGATGTGCGTTTCGTCATCCATGCTGGCCTGCCGAAGTCGATCGAGGCCTATTATCAGGAAACCGGACGCGCGGGCCGCGATGGCGATCCGGCTCAGGCGCACCTGTTCTGGAGTGCGTCCGATTTCGCGCGCGCGCGGCAGTGGCTGGCAGATGTCGACACGGCGCGATTGCCGAGCGAGCAGGCAAGGTTGAATGCGCTCGCCAATCTTGTGGAGTGCGCGGGTTGCAGGCGTGCGATCCTTCTGCGTCATTTTGGCGAAGACCCGGCAGCAACATGCGACAATTGCGACAACTGCCTCAATCCGCCCAAAGTGCTGGATGCGACCGAGGTGGCCCAAAAGCTGCTGTCGGCGGTCTATCGGACGGGTCAGAGCTTCGGCGTCGGCCACATAGAGAAAGTACTGCTGGGGCGCGACGATGATCGCGTGCGCCAGCGGGGTCATGACCAGCTGTCTGTCTTCGGCATCGTAGGCGACGAAGACGCCGCACTGCTAAGGCCGGTAACCCGGCACCTAACCGCACACGAAATGTTGGTGACCACCGAGCATGGTGGGCTGGCGCTTGGGCCACAGGCGCGGTCGGTGCTCAAAGGCGAACGCAGCGTGCTGGTGGCTGAACCGCCCAAGAAAACCCGCAAGCGCCGGGGCGGTTCGGTAGCCAATCCGGTTGGCGATCCCTTGTTCGAGGCGCTCCGTGAACGCCGGGCAAGCCTCGCAAAGGAAAACGGCATTCCCGCCTACATCATCTTCCATGACAGCGTTCTTCGCGCCATGGCCAGCGACCGGCCACATACAATTGCGCAATTGGGCCAATTGCAGGGAGTGGGGGAGAAGAAGCTGGACACCTGGGGCGATGCCTTCCTTCAGGTGATCCGCGACTTTGAACAGGCTTGA
- a CDS encoding winged helix-turn-helix transcriptional regulator, protein MGELREPLRELIDCGLPQALEVMGERWSFMILRASFNGLKHFEEFLTELGIARNILSNRLAKLVEHGILKREPCADDRRKIEYRLTDKGFDLLPAMIALRQWGQKHGSEFVVEDPVLVDGLDRLPIGPVSILSHDGRILNHTDLNMIRRDDVGKRLDGTVATLGPALDRGSVVDMETARKAAAS, encoded by the coding sequence ATGGGCGAATTGAGAGAACCTCTGCGCGAGCTGATCGATTGCGGTCTGCCTCAAGCGCTTGAAGTGATGGGCGAACGTTGGTCGTTCATGATCTTGCGAGCCAGCTTCAACGGATTGAAGCATTTCGAGGAATTCCTCACCGAACTCGGCATCGCCCGCAACATTCTCTCGAACAGACTGGCCAAGTTGGTCGAACACGGCATCCTCAAGCGCGAACCCTGCGCCGATGATCGACGCAAGATCGAATACCGCCTGACGGACAAGGGATTCGACCTGCTGCCCGCGATGATCGCACTGCGGCAATGGGGGCAAAAGCACGGTTCGGAGTTCGTAGTCGAGGATCCGGTCTTGGTGGATGGACTTGATCGTCTGCCGATCGGGCCTGTGTCGATCCTCTCGCATGATGGCCGAATCCTCAATCACACCGATCTCAACATGATCCGTCGGGACGATGTCGGGAAACGGCTGGACGGGACTGTGGCAACTCTCGGCCCTGCGCTTGATCGCGGCAGCGTGGTCGATATGGAGACCGCAAGGAAGGCGGCTGCCAGCTGA
- a CDS encoding CC_3452 family protein encodes MTLSLPRTGRFAVFATALLYTGLSFGVATSTTPLSAAEGPYYVATLAQPTDENRAVAGGVAWACEGTTCVANKGPSRPSRICRGLAREMGEITAFKVEGEEIADDQLARCNGK; translated from the coding sequence ATGACCCTCTCCCTCCCCCGGACCGGACGCTTTGCCGTATTCGCCACCGCGCTGCTTTACACCGGCCTCAGCTTTGGAGTTGCCACTTCGACCACTCCGCTTTCGGCTGCCGAAGGCCCCTATTATGTTGCAACGCTTGCCCAACCGACTGACGAAAACCGTGCGGTTGCAGGTGGCGTGGCATGGGCCTGTGAAGGCACGACTTGCGTCGCGAACAAGGGCCCGTCGCGTCCCTCGCGCATTTGCCGCGGCCTTGCTCGCGAAATGGGCGAAATCACCGCCTTCAAGGTCGAAGGCGAAGAGATCGCTGACGACCAGCTCGCTCGCTGCAACGGCAAGTAA
- a CDS encoding HAD family hydrolase: MRKAVVFDVGRVLFEWQLRALFEKLIDDAVELDWFLANVVTEEWHFEHDRGRALADMVPERITLYPQYEAHIRAYATRFNETVPGPVEGTHDLVRRLHAQGVPLFCLTNFGDEFWASFRPTQPIFDLFDDVIVSGTEKVAKPDPEIYRITEGRAARKGAELFFTDDNPANIEAARSRGWDAHLFTDAETLEAQLVDAGLLNG, encoded by the coding sequence ATGCGCAAGGCGGTGGTGTTCGATGTGGGGCGGGTGCTGTTTGAATGGCAACTGCGAGCGTTGTTCGAGAAGCTTATCGACGATGCGGTCGAGCTGGATTGGTTTCTCGCCAATGTCGTGACCGAGGAATGGCATTTCGAACATGATAGGGGGCGTGCGCTCGCAGATATGGTGCCGGAACGCATCACGCTTTATCCGCAATATGAAGCGCATATTCGCGCTTATGCAACGCGTTTCAATGAAACCGTGCCGGGGCCGGTTGAAGGGACGCACGATCTCGTCCGGCGGCTTCATGCGCAAGGCGTACCACTGTTCTGCCTGACCAATTTCGGTGACGAGTTTTGGGCGAGTTTCCGGCCGACGCAGCCGATCTTCGACCTGTTCGACGACGTGATTGTTTCAGGTACGGAGAAGGTCGCGAAACCCGATCCGGAGATATACCGCATCACCGAAGGACGCGCGGCGCGTAAAGGCGCGGAGCTCTTCTTCACCGATGATAATCCTGCAAACATCGAGGCTGCGCGCAGCCGGGGGTGGGATGCGCATCTGTTTACCGATGCGGAAACACTCGAAGCTCAGCTGGTCGATGCGGGGTTGCTGAACGGTTGA
- the ykgO gene encoding type B 50S ribosomal protein L36, with protein sequence MKIRNSLKSLKNRHRDCRVIRRRGRTYVINKTNRRFKARQG encoded by the coding sequence ATGAAAATCCGCAACAGCCTTAAGTCGCTGAAGAACCGCCACCGCGATTGCCGCGTGATTCGTCGCCGCGGGCGCACCTATGTCATCAACAAGACCAATCGTCGCTTCAAGGCTCGCCAGGGCTAA
- the galE gene encoding UDP-glucose 4-epimerase GalE, translating to MSQTVKPSVLVTGGAGYIGSHAVLALRDAGWPVAVIDNLTTGFRFAVPESVPLYEGDIEDAGLLERIFSEQGTRAIMHFAGSIVVPESVENPLKYYHNNTAKSRALIEAAVSSGVPHFIFSSTAATYGIPTVAAVTEDTPTVPINPYGWSKLMTERMLADTSFAHSLNYCVLRYFNVAGADPQKRTGQSTAGATHLIKVALEAALGKRDSVSVFGTDYDTPDGTGVRDYIHVSDLAAAHVLALEALIDQPQRSLTMNCGYGRGFSVLEVLDAVDRVTNRTIERRMEPRRPGDPASLISDPSCIRATVPWRPQHDDLDTIIAHALAWERKLSEIRGDG from the coding sequence ATGTCTCAAACAGTCAAACCTTCCGTTCTGGTTACCGGCGGTGCCGGATATATCGGCAGCCACGCCGTTCTGGCCCTGCGTGATGCGGGATGGCCGGTCGCGGTGATCGACAATCTGACCACAGGATTTCGCTTCGCCGTTCCCGAGAGCGTGCCGCTTTATGAGGGCGACATCGAAGACGCCGGATTGCTGGAGCGGATATTCTCCGAACAGGGTACGCGCGCAATCATGCATTTTGCCGGTTCGATAGTGGTGCCCGAAAGCGTCGAGAACCCGCTCAAATATTATCATAACAACACGGCAAAGAGCCGTGCTTTGATTGAAGCAGCGGTCTCATCTGGAGTGCCGCATTTCATTTTCTCATCGACTGCAGCGACCTACGGCATTCCTACCGTGGCAGCGGTAACCGAGGACACGCCCACAGTTCCGATCAACCCATATGGCTGGTCGAAACTGATGACCGAGCGGATGCTGGCCGATACTTCTTTTGCGCACTCGCTCAATTATTGCGTGCTGCGGTATTTCAACGTTGCCGGTGCTGATCCGCAGAAGAGAACCGGACAATCGACTGCAGGGGCGACCCACTTGATCAAGGTCGCGCTGGAGGCGGCACTGGGTAAACGCGATTCGGTGAGCGTGTTCGGTACGGATTACGATACGCCTGATGGCACCGGGGTGCGCGATTACATCCATGTCAGTGATCTGGCGGCCGCCCATGTGCTGGCGCTCGAGGCGCTTATTGACCAACCGCAGCGGTCATTGACGATGAACTGTGGCTATGGTCGTGGCTTTTCGGTGCTTGAGGTGCTTGATGCCGTCGATCGGGTGACGAATCGCACGATCGAGCGGCGGATGGAGCCGCGCCGCCCGGGGGATCCGGCTTCGCTGATATCTGACCCGTCTTGCATCCGCGCCACCGTGCCGTGGCGGCCGCAGCATGATGATTTAGACACAATTATCGCCCATGCGCTGGCATGGGAACGCAAACTCTCCGAAATCCGAGGAGATGGTTGA
- a CDS encoding M14 family metallopeptidase, with translation MTQIAIDAAFDSGNIEVLSIDGNTARLAITRDHMSEFAQWFHFRVTGAQGEAVELKITGLNASAYPGGWPDYDACVTEDREYWTRAASSFDAGEENGTLTIRYTPAGNVAWFAYFAPYSMERHHDLVSEAAASEGVELVRLGTTLDGQPLDMLEMGEGETQVWLYARQHPGETQAEWWMEGALECLTDPADPVARALRQRCRLHIVPNCNPDGSRRGHLRTNAVGTNLNREWANPNPEKSPEVLAIRNSMDETGVDFAMDVHADEAIPAVFLAGYEGIPSWTDDLGEQFYSYQRILDRRTPDFQTKLGYPKTPAGKANLGMSTNQVAERFGACAMTLEMPYKDLADAPEPEQGWSPERCKLLARDCLAALLEWLDTE, from the coding sequence ATGACCCAAATCGCCATCGATGCCGCCTTCGACAGCGGCAACATCGAAGTCTTGTCCATTGACGGCAACACCGCCCGCCTGGCCATAACGCGCGACCACATGAGCGAGTTTGCGCAATGGTTCCATTTCCGCGTCACAGGCGCCCAGGGCGAAGCGGTCGAACTCAAGATCACCGGGCTGAACGCGAGTGCCTATCCGGGCGGCTGGCCCGATTACGATGCCTGCGTCACCGAAGATCGCGAATACTGGACGCGCGCCGCCAGCAGCTTCGACGCTGGCGAAGAAAATGGAACATTGACGATCCGCTACACGCCTGCGGGCAATGTCGCATGGTTCGCCTATTTCGCGCCCTATTCGATGGAGCGGCATCACGATCTCGTATCCGAAGCCGCTGCAAGCGAGGGGGTAGAGCTTGTCCGCCTTGGCACAACGCTCGACGGTCAACCGCTCGACATGCTGGAAATGGGCGAAGGTGAAACTCAGGTCTGGCTTTATGCGCGGCAGCATCCGGGCGAGACGCAGGCAGAATGGTGGATGGAGGGCGCACTCGAGTGCCTGACTGATCCGGCAGATCCCGTGGCCCGCGCTCTGCGCCAGCGTTGCCGACTTCACATCGTCCCCAATTGCAATCCGGACGGTTCACGTCGCGGCCATTTGCGCACCAATGCCGTGGGCACCAATCTCAACCGCGAATGGGCCAACCCGAATCCCGAAAAATCACCCGAAGTCCTCGCCATCCGCAATAGCATGGACGAAACCGGAGTCGACTTCGCCATGGATGTTCACGCGGACGAAGCGATCCCGGCGGTGTTTCTTGCCGGATATGAGGGCATCCCGAGTTGGACCGACGATCTCGGCGAGCAGTTCTATAGCTACCAACGCATCCTGGATCGGCGCACACCCGATTTCCAGACGAAGCTGGGCTATCCCAAGACACCGGCGGGCAAGGCTAATCTGGGCATGAGTACCAATCAGGTCGCCGAACGCTTCGGCGCCTGCGCCATGACCCTCGAAATGCCCTATAAGGATCTGGCTGACGCGCCCGAGCCGGAACAGGGCTGGTCGCCGGAACGCTGCAAGCTGCTTGCCCGCGATTGTCTGGCTGCCCTGCTCGAGTGGCTCGACACAGAATAG
- a CDS encoding DUF4197 domain-containing protein, translating into MSHSFDRRTALAGLGAAGLVAVSPAPAFAQGLNLGSILGRATDSALDRLAQPGAFYNDEDVRIGLPMLGNLGSGGSSGGFLGRALGAASRLGGLPGIDDIIRGINDAAGEAAGLAKPIFRDAINGLSFGDAPGIIREADGGTQYLRRSSNDRLSAEFNPLVDAALTKAGLHERIEGIANKNSLLRDAGLNRENINASVTEQGLDGIFSYIGAEERNFRKNPLRGLGNLLRN; encoded by the coding sequence ATGTCACACTCGTTTGATCGCCGCACGGCGCTTGCCGGACTGGGGGCAGCCGGCCTTGTTGCCGTTTCACCTGCACCTGCCTTTGCGCAAGGACTGAACCTGGGATCAATCCTTGGCCGGGCTACGGACAGTGCACTTGATCGACTGGCGCAGCCGGGTGCCTTCTACAATGACGAAGACGTGCGCATCGGCCTGCCGATGCTGGGCAACCTCGGGTCAGGCGGCAGCTCAGGAGGATTCCTCGGGCGCGCACTTGGCGCGGCTTCGCGGTTGGGCGGCCTGCCGGGAATCGATGACATCATTCGCGGAATCAATGATGCGGCTGGCGAAGCAGCGGGTCTGGCAAAGCCGATCTTCCGCGATGCGATCAACGGCCTTTCTTTTGGCGATGCCCCCGGCATAATCCGCGAAGCCGATGGCGGAACGCAATATTTGCGCCGTTCCTCGAATGATCGTCTTTCGGCGGAATTCAATCCGCTGGTCGACGCCGCGCTAACCAAAGCGGGCCTTCACGAGCGGATTGAGGGGATTGCGAACAAGAACTCGCTATTGCGCGATGCAGGGTTGAACCGCGAGAACATCAATGCCTCGGTAACAGAACAGGGGCTCGACGGGATATTCTCCTACATCGGTGCAGAGGAGCGAAATTTCCGCAAGAACCCGTTGCGTGGGCTGGGCAACTTGCTCCGAAACTAA
- a CDS encoding cytidine deaminase, with product MGGGAKMSVSHESRQQLIAEARHAAAAAYAPYSDYQVGAALLFEDGAIVTGANVENASYGLALCAETNAVSKAMNQGRRGGLIAVAVVGPRDKGDGSPITPCGRCRQVLNELAQLGGTDPEILCVGNDEVRSVTLSALLPYAFGPAHLD from the coding sequence ATGGGTGGTGGTGCAAAGATGAGCGTTTCGCATGAATCTCGCCAGCAATTGATCGCCGAGGCCCGGCATGCGGCAGCAGCGGCCTATGCCCCCTATTCCGATTATCAGGTGGGGGCGGCACTGCTGTTTGAGGATGGTGCTATCGTCACGGGCGCCAATGTCGAGAACGCAAGCTACGGGCTCGCGCTGTGCGCTGAAACCAACGCTGTTTCCAAGGCGATGAACCAAGGGCGGCGTGGCGGTCTGATTGCGGTCGCCGTGGTGGGTCCTCGGGACAAGGGCGACGGATCACCCATCACGCCCTGCGGTCGCTGTCGTCAGGTCTTGAACGAGCTTGCCCAGCTTGGTGGGACCGATCCTGAAATCCTCTGTGTCGGCAATGATGAGGTGCGAAGCGTCACATTGTCAGCCCTTCTACCTTATGCTTTCGGGCCCGCACACCTCGATTAG
- a CDS encoding glycoside hydrolase family 25 protein — MSRWLFRGGALIALIAIGFAAWLWWDMRSWRPDEGLYPEQGAMIVSGAAPVRFETLRAIGAEFVYLELASASASPDPGFAPRLAKAREAGLKVGVVQPFDPCIKADEQSSRFTRMVPRDDDLLPPAVALLRTAVDCQPAVSDAAVESELMIAVNQIELHAGKPVILKLGPAFEEQYHTARSTARDLWLVRDRARPDYAGRPWLLWSANSQLVSEASEEPIEWVVVQR; from the coding sequence ATGTCCCGCTGGCTTTTTCGCGGGGGCGCACTGATCGCTCTTATCGCGATAGGCTTTGCGGCCTGGCTCTGGTGGGACATGCGAAGCTGGCGGCCCGATGAGGGGCTTTATCCCGAACAGGGCGCCATGATCGTCAGCGGAGCGGCGCCCGTCCGGTTCGAGACGTTGCGTGCGATCGGAGCTGAATTTGTCTATCTCGAACTGGCCAGCGCAAGCGCTTCGCCCGACCCGGGATTTGCGCCGAGACTGGCCAAGGCACGAGAAGCCGGATTGAAAGTCGGCGTCGTCCAGCCATTCGATCCTTGCATCAAGGCGGATGAACAATCGTCGCGCTTCACCCGAATGGTGCCGCGCGATGATGATCTGTTGCCTCCAGCGGTTGCCTTGCTGCGCACCGCGGTCGATTGCCAGCCGGCTGTTAGTGATGCCGCTGTCGAGAGTGAGCTTATGATCGCGGTCAACCAGATCGAATTGCATGCGGGGAAACCCGTGATCCTCAAACTGGGCCCGGCATTCGAAGAGCAATACCATACGGCGCGCTCGACTGCTCGTGATCTCTGGCTGGTTCGCGATCGCGCACGGCCTGATTACGCCGGTCGTCCCTGGCTGCTATGGAGTGCCAACAGCCAATTGGTGAGCGAAGCGTCGGAGGAGCCGATCGAATGGGTGGTGGTGCAAAGATGA